AAACCGCAAATATTTCCACATCAAACGGCTGGGGGGAAACCTGCCCCTGGTGAATCTGACAGAGACGGAACTGAGCGCGCTTCAGATGTGCCGGGCCTTCGCCGAACACCTGCTGGGGCGGGAAGTGTACCAGGAATCCACGCGGGCGCTGGAAAAGAGCCTGGCACTTCTTCCCGGAAAACAGGGCCTTTCTTCCGATCTTTTCGCTTCGTTCAAACCCGGCAGCATCGACTATACACCCCACCAGGAGAGCATTCGCAATCTCATCGAAGCCATGGAACGGAAAAAGATATGCCGGATCACCTACAAATCCATCATGGCCAGTGGAGCGAAAATCTTTCACATCAAGCCTCTCAAGATTTTTTCCCACCGTGAAACGATCTATCTGCATGCCCGGCTCGCCCGCGAACCCTCCAAGGCGTGGAAAGAGCCCGCTTTCGATCCCCTCCTGACGATTCACAGGCTGAAGAAGGTGGAAATCACGGACCGGATGTTCGAATTCCCCAGGGATTACGACTTCAAGGAGGTATTCAACCAGAACTTCGGCATCATCAAAGATGAAGCCTTCAAGGTCGAAGCGGAATTTACCGGCTTCGCGGCGCGTTATGTAGCAGAAAGGGTGTGGAACCCCGACCAGAAGATTAGACCAATTGACGATGGAAAGATCGTCCTGACCTTCGAAGCCACCTCAGTGCCCGAGGTCATCTCCTGGCTGCTTTCTTTCGGCGAGGAGGCAAAATTACTGAGTCCGGTTTGGCTTGTTGAGGAGGTGAAAATAAAATCTAGGTATTTTCATTGACCTACCTTAGCTATTGAGAATTTTCATTGTAATATATTATAATTTTACTATATTCAAAACTGAACATTTAGGTATCTCGTTCACTTATAAGTAGCCAAGACAACCGTGTAAATTGTAACAAAGGCAATAGCTACGTGGCGGTTGTCCTTCAGTGAAGACTGCACACATAACCATCATGATGGAGGAGTCTCAAATGCAGGACACTTTTAGCCCTGAGTGGTGCCGTTCAACTTTTCAACTTCTCATTTTCCTCGATGAAGTTTACGAAGCGATTGAAAATCATGATGTCTTAAAGACCAATACGATCACTTGGGGAGAAGGTGAAACCAATGAGGAAGGGATTCCTGAGGTGGTCATTGGGTTCCAGGTACGTAAACCGCATAAGAAAGCCAACCATCTCTGGGTCGGATTTTGGCAGCTCGGCCAAGAAATGAAAATGGGCTGTCCTATTTGGCTTCAGGCACTCAAAGACGAAGTATGGGAGCCGCTCATTAAGCAATTTCCCGAAGCGCATCAATTTGAAGACGATGGGGCAATCGGGATCGAATGGCCTTTGCCTATGGATGCGAATTTGGAGGCGGTCAGGGAAGCGGGAAGAAATCTGGGCACACGGATTATCAAGGTGCTATCGCCTCCTGCACAATAAGCATAAGATGGGCCGGGATATAATTGTTTTGATAGAGAGCTGAAAGCTGTCCGGGTCAGGTCGGCAAGTTTTCACAAATCTAAACTGTTAATATAGATTCTCTTGTCCAAGTAAAACATCATTCCTAATTTTGCAAGCATTCGCTGGTTCCCAAGAGTCAACTTGGGAACCAGCGGGAACATGGAAAAGCTCATTTGTTAAGAGGAAGCCCGGCTTCCCCTGCCATGTATCAGCCCGTCACAACCTGACTTCCCCCTTGAACCACCGTCAAGATACCACCCATGAGCGCCAGAGCCATGAAGATGGCCACCAGGGTGCCGCCGAACACCACTCCCAGGAGCGCCGAGGCGATGAGCAGGCAGCCCGGGATCCGGCCTTTGGCTCCCATGGCGACTGCTCCGAACACAACCACCAGGAAGGAAAACAGGACTCCACCCCAGCCAAGCCCGACCACGGTTGTGGCTCCTTCCGCCTGAAATGCCCCTCCCACTCCTCCTACAAACAGCGTCACACCCGCCGCCATAATGCCGAATATGCCCGCCACCATCGCCACGATTCCTCCTGCCTTCTTCATGTTGTCTCCTTCA
This region of Desulforhabdus amnigena genomic DNA includes:
- a CDS encoding helix-turn-helix transcriptional regulator — encoded protein: MPDKIDSYRSYGQKVISLFAKLLFTGRNYSLSELATHFACSKQTISRLIEDIRRSYGVEVEESFQGNRKYFHIKRLGGNLPLVNLTETELSALQMCRAFAEHLLGREVYQESTRALEKSLALLPGKQGLSSDLFASFKPGSIDYTPHQESIRNLIEAMERKKICRITYKSIMASGAKIFHIKPLKIFSHRETIYLHARLAREPSKAWKEPAFDPLLTIHRLKKVEITDRMFEFPRDYDFKEVFNQNFGIIKDEAFKVEAEFTGFAARYVAERVWNPDQKIRPIDDGKIVLTFEATSVPEVISWLLSFGEEAKLLSPVWLVEEVKIKSRYFH